TCGGGGTGGACGACATCCAGATTCCATCTCCCGTCCTTCCCCATCTTTCCCCTGAGGTGGTCCAGCGGCTCCTTGAGCCTGGGGTCGTCCGAGTAGCCCAGTGCGGTGATCATGTCAAGCCCGACGAGAATGTCATAGTAGTAGTGGACGGGATAGTGGAACCTGTACCAGGGTTCGTACACCTTGCCCTCTCGGTGCAGATTCCTCTTCAGGTAGAACTCCGCCCCTCTCTCGACTGCCCTCTTCATCCCCCTCGTCCACTTCTGCCTCGGGTAGACCGCGAACGCGCTCATTCCTTCCCAGGCGTCTATCACACCGTTCCTTCCCCAGCAGTGCCATCCTCCGTTCTCCTTCTGGTTCTTCACCAGCCACTCGAAGGCGCTTCTGATCTTGGGGTGGTCGGCGTAGCCGAACATAACAAGCGCCCTGGCGGTGTTCCCGACCAGGCAGAGCTCGCTCTTCTTGTCATCGTCAACCCCAAACCCACCGTCGCTCTTGGCGAATCGCTCTATCCAGAGTTCGCAGGCTTTCCCAATCCTCGGGTGCTCCTTCGTCAATCCGAGGTCCGACAGAATCAGCAGCATCCAGTTCGTTGAAAGATACTTGGGCCTGTACAGGCTTTCATTCGAGACCCACCAGCCGCCCTGTTTCTGTTCCTTGAGAATGTCAGCGGCCCAGCCCCTCTTCGGGATCATGCTGCGTGCTTCTTCGACTTCGGGGTCGTCATCGCCTCGATCGAGCAGGTTTCTCAGAGCATGGTAACGCACGGCAGGCTGGTCATTTGCAAGCAACCAACCTAACGCATGGGACTTCACATATCCAAAGTCCTCCAGGTCTCTTTTAGCTCTGACTTGCGGCCGACTGCCCCCGAGGAAAGAAACCTTTTCCTTCCAGTGAAGACGGGGAACACCTGGTAAACCTGACCACCAAGGCCTACGTCGGGGTCTCCGGCTTCAGCTATCCTAGCTGGAAGGGGAGATTCTATCCCGATGACGCGAAGAGCGACGAGTTTCTGTCCCAATACTCCCGGCGTCTGGGGAGCGTGGAGATCAACAGCTCATTCTACGCCCAGCCCACCACGGCGATGCTGAAGAGTTGGTCCGAGAAGACGAATGACGGGTTCAGGTTCTCATTCAAGGCCCTCCGCATGATAACTCACATTCAGAAGCTAGGGAAGGGTTCGTCCGAGCTTGCCGTGCGGTTCTCGAAGGCCCTGGACTCCCTCGGTCCGAGGAGGGGCCCAGTCCTGTTTCAGCTGCCTCCATATTCGAAGCAGGACCTCAGTCTGCTAGGAGGGTTCCTGACAGAGACTTCGAGCATCAAGAAACGGGTGTTCGAGTTCAGGCACGAGTCGTGGCTCAAGGATGAAACGTTCGAAACGCTCGAGGAGCACGGGGCGGGATTCTGCATAGCGGAGACCGAGGACCTGGAACCAGTATTTCGAGTCACGGGAGGTTTCGCTTACTTCCGGCTGAGGAAGGATTCCTACGATGGGAGGACTATCGAAAAGTGGGCTGAGAGGATCCTCGACGCGGCCAAGGGGGCGCCTGAGGCCTACGTCTATCTGCGGCACGACGACACTGGGGAAAACGCAGTTCTGGCCGAGAGGCTAGCTGAAAAACTGAAGGCGGCCTAGGATTTCACAACGGGCTGGGGCTCCGGCTAGAGCCCTTCCCACGCGCCTCCGGGGGTTTGAACTTCCAGCCAAGGATTCTCCCAACGTCCTCCTCCGTCTTCGTCGGGATCAGCCTGGGAGGTTCGTCGCGCGTCCACAATCCTTTGGAGTTTATCACGAGCCCCCTGTCCCTGGCTTTGATCGTCATCCCGATGGTGTGACCCTTTGGGCCCGTCGCCCACATCTGGGTCACCCCCCACGCGCCCTCGTTCAGGCAGATGAACAGGTTGACCTGGGCTCCCCGGAACCTGAAGTTCGAAATCACCTCTCCGAAGGTGACCACATGCCCTCCAATCTCGAGGA
This Nitrososphaerota archaeon DNA region includes the following protein-coding sequences:
- a CDS encoding DUF72 domain-containing protein: MEINSSFYAQPTTAMLKSWSEKTNDGFRFSFKALRMITHIQKLGKGSSELAVRFSKALDSLGPRRGPVLFQLPPYSKQDLSLLGGFLTETSSIKKRVFEFRHESWLKDETFETLEEHGAGFCIAETEDLEPVFRVTGGFAYFRLRKDSYDGRTIEKWAERILDAAKGAPEAYVYLRHDDTGENAVLAERLAEKLKAA